The following coding sequences are from one Triticum dicoccoides isolate Atlit2015 ecotype Zavitan chromosome 4A, WEW_v2.0, whole genome shotgun sequence window:
- the LOC119288139 gene encoding uncharacterized protein LOC119288139, translating into MAARALTAAGRRVAGQTRATPLLAWCRNSASMNHSSATARREEEQYKDVRAPAATMTGAQVEAALNRKNVEVLQGEEHVATVLSDEAIGGEDASWVPDQDTGVFGPAHVDTHGGGSAAAPPHLFGGATEGSAASWADQDTGAFVPADADADADAHGGGAHPAPPQHLYGGVGGSATVLDQAVFVREEEMEDVERPAAV; encoded by the exons ATGGCTGCGCGAGCACTgaccgccgccggccgccgggtGGCCGGCCAGACCAGGGCGACGCCTCTTCTCGCCTGGTGCAG GAACAGCGCCAGCATGAACCACTCCTCGGCCACCGCGCGGCGGGAGGAGGAGCAGTACAAGGACGTGCGCGCCCCCGCTGCGACGATGACGGGGGCACAGGTGGAGGCGGCGCTGAACCGCAAGAACGTCGAGGTGCTCCAGGGCGAGGAGCACGTCGCCACGGTGCTGTCCGACGAGGCCATCGGCGGCGAGGACGCGTCGTGGGTGCCCGACCAGGACACGGGCGTCTTCGGCCCCGCCCACGTCGATACCCACGGCGGCGGCTCGGCTGCCGCTCCACCGCACCTGTTCGGAGGTGCCACGGAGGGGTCAGCGGCGTCTTGGGCCGACCAGGACACGGGCGCCTTCGTCCCCGCCGATGCCGATGCCGACGCTGACGCCCACGGCGGCGGCGCGCATCCCGCCCCACCGCAGCACCTGTACGGAGGCGTGGGCGGGTCGGCGACGGTGCTGGACCAAGCGGTGTTCGTtcgggaggaggagatggaggacgTGGAGAGGCCCGCCGCCGTCTGA
- the LOC119288138 gene encoding GDSL esterase/lipase At5g62930-like isoform X1, with protein sequence MTMPGFCPSMAAPSAGHPPICLADASGAAGSQDMLRPRLVLFGDSITEQSFRPGGWGAALANTYSRKADVVVRGYGGYNSRWALFLIQRIFPLVGLPPVATTIFFGANDAALPGRTSQRQHVPVEEYRQNLKTIVNHLKDCSKSMVILLITPPPIDEDGRERYARSLYGEDARRLPERTNEMVGVYAGQCIELAKEMDVHCIDIWSKMQAAEGWQKLYLSDGLHLTPEGNALVHKEVVQALRGAGLKPEDMPHDFPHHSKIDGIHPEKAFQ encoded by the exons ATGACGATGCCCGGATTCTGCCCGTCAATGGCGGCTCCATCTGCCGGCCACCCTCCCATCTGCCTCGCCGACGCTTCAG GGGCAGCGGGATCCCAAGACATGCTGCGGCCACGTCTGGTGCTCTTCGGCGACTCCATCACCGAGCAGTCCTTCCGCCCCGGCGGGTGGGGAGCGGCCCTCGCCAACACCTACTCCCGCAAG GCTGATGTTGTTGTCAGAGGCTATGGTGGGTACAACTCAAGATGGGCCCTGTTCCTGATCCAGCGCATTTTCCCCCTG GTTGGGTTACCACCTGTTGCGACGACTATTTTCTTTGGCGCTAATGATGCAGCGCTTCCAGGACGAACAAGTCAGCGGCAACATGTTCCGGTTGAGGAGTATAGACAGAATCTCAAAACAATTGTTAATCATCTGAAG GATTGTTCCAAGTCCATGGTAATTTTGCTTATCACTCCACCTCCTATTGATGAAGATGGAAGAGAAAGATATGCACG ATCGCTATATGGAGAAGATGCGAGAAGGCTCCCTGAAAGGACAAATGAAATGGTTGGTGTCTATGCAGGTCAATGCATAGAACTAGCCAAAGAAATGGATGTTCACTGCATTGATATTTGGTCAAAGATGCAAGCAGCTGAAGGTTGGCAGAAACTTTACTTAAG TGATGGACTGCATCTGACGCCGGAAGGAAACGCCCTGGTCCACAAGGAGGTCGTGCAGGCCTTGAGAGGAGCTGGTCTGAAACCTGAAGATATGCCGCACGACTTCCCTCATCATTCCAAAATCGATGGAATTCACCCAGAAAAGGCCTTCCAGTGA
- the LOC119288138 gene encoding GDSL esterase/lipase At5g62930-like isoform X2, which produces MTMPGFCPSMAAPSAGHPPICLADASAGSQDMLRPRLVLFGDSITEQSFRPGGWGAALANTYSRKADVVVRGYGGYNSRWALFLIQRIFPLVGLPPVATTIFFGANDAALPGRTSQRQHVPVEEYRQNLKTIVNHLKDCSKSMVILLITPPPIDEDGRERYARSLYGEDARRLPERTNEMVGVYAGQCIELAKEMDVHCIDIWSKMQAAEGWQKLYLSDGLHLTPEGNALVHKEVVQALRGAGLKPEDMPHDFPHHSKIDGIHPEKAFQ; this is translated from the exons ATGACGATGCCCGGATTCTGCCCGTCAATGGCGGCTCCATCTGCCGGCCACCCTCCCATCTGCCTCGCCGACGCTTCAG CGGGATCCCAAGACATGCTGCGGCCACGTCTGGTGCTCTTCGGCGACTCCATCACCGAGCAGTCCTTCCGCCCCGGCGGGTGGGGAGCGGCCCTCGCCAACACCTACTCCCGCAAG GCTGATGTTGTTGTCAGAGGCTATGGTGGGTACAACTCAAGATGGGCCCTGTTCCTGATCCAGCGCATTTTCCCCCTG GTTGGGTTACCACCTGTTGCGACGACTATTTTCTTTGGCGCTAATGATGCAGCGCTTCCAGGACGAACAAGTCAGCGGCAACATGTTCCGGTTGAGGAGTATAGACAGAATCTCAAAACAATTGTTAATCATCTGAAG GATTGTTCCAAGTCCATGGTAATTTTGCTTATCACTCCACCTCCTATTGATGAAGATGGAAGAGAAAGATATGCACG ATCGCTATATGGAGAAGATGCGAGAAGGCTCCCTGAAAGGACAAATGAAATGGTTGGTGTCTATGCAGGTCAATGCATAGAACTAGCCAAAGAAATGGATGTTCACTGCATTGATATTTGGTCAAAGATGCAAGCAGCTGAAGGTTGGCAGAAACTTTACTTAAG TGATGGACTGCATCTGACGCCGGAAGGAAACGCCCTGGTCCACAAGGAGGTCGTGCAGGCCTTGAGAGGAGCTGGTCTGAAACCTGAAGATATGCCGCACGACTTCCCTCATCATTCCAAAATCGATGGAATTCACCCAGAAAAGGCCTTCCAGTGA